A single Streptomyces sp. Edi2 DNA region contains:
- a CDS encoding amino acid permease yields the protein MGYPRKLTRRFRAFDNFAISFTIINIISGIFSSFGFGMNAGGPRVLIFGWVAVSVMVLFVGAAMGEIASAYPTSGALYFSAGKLAKRHQGAWSWYTGWLNFVGQVGGTAATNFAAATFIQAFVSMQWPSYEPTPQQTVGITAAILLVQALANTYTVRLVAVVNRISVWWLLIGMVVIVGALALIPDHHQPPSFALHFVNNTGFTHALYGGMLGLLVTSWTFTGFDGSFHMSEETVKATVNAPRGIMRSISCSAITGLILMLALVYAIRDYGHAASAEAPPVQILVDALGQSAAQFLLLIVIGAMLFCGLANMTSNTRQIFAFSRDGAMPGSRWWHSVSARTRTPVKAVWLAAACPLVLVLPGWWSHTAFTAVVSVNVVGLFLAYAVPIFLRLRLDDFQAGPWNLGRYGKPVAAVAVAWILISNVLFMLPQASPITPASFNYAPLALAVVLVIATVWWFATARRRFQGPVSYGRPDEVAAMDLI from the coding sequence ATGGGCTACCCGCGGAAACTCACTCGCCGATTCCGCGCATTCGACAATTTCGCCATTTCCTTCACCATCATCAACATCATCTCCGGGATCTTCTCCTCCTTCGGCTTCGGCATGAACGCCGGCGGCCCGCGGGTGCTGATCTTCGGCTGGGTCGCCGTCTCGGTCATGGTGCTGTTCGTCGGCGCCGCGATGGGGGAGATCGCCTCCGCCTACCCGACCAGCGGCGCGCTCTACTTCTCGGCCGGCAAGCTGGCCAAGCGGCACCAGGGCGCCTGGTCCTGGTACACGGGCTGGCTGAACTTCGTGGGCCAGGTCGGCGGCACCGCCGCCACCAACTTCGCCGCCGCCACCTTCATCCAGGCGTTCGTCTCCATGCAGTGGCCGTCCTATGAGCCGACACCCCAGCAGACCGTCGGTATCACCGCGGCCATCCTTCTCGTCCAGGCACTGGCCAACACCTATACGGTGCGGCTGGTTGCCGTGGTGAACCGTATTTCCGTGTGGTGGCTGCTGATCGGCATGGTGGTGATCGTCGGTGCGCTGGCGCTGATCCCCGACCATCACCAACCGCCGTCGTTCGCACTGCACTTCGTCAACAACACCGGCTTCACCCATGCGTTGTACGGCGGAATGCTGGGTCTGCTCGTCACCAGTTGGACCTTCACCGGGTTCGACGGCAGTTTCCACATGTCTGAAGAAACGGTGAAGGCCACCGTCAATGCCCCCCGGGGCATCATGCGATCGATCAGTTGCTCCGCGATCACCGGACTGATCCTCATGCTCGCCCTGGTGTACGCGATCCGTGACTACGGGCATGCCGCGAGTGCCGAGGCGCCGCCGGTACAGATTCTCGTGGACGCACTCGGCCAAAGCGCCGCCCAGTTCCTGCTGCTGATCGTTATCGGCGCCATGCTCTTCTGCGGTCTCGCCAACATGACCAGCAATACCCGGCAGATCTTTGCCTTCTCCCGGGACGGGGCGATGCCCGGCTCCCGTTGGTGGCATTCGGTGTCCGCGCGCACCCGTACGCCCGTCAAGGCCGTCTGGCTCGCCGCGGCCTGTCCGCTGGTGCTGGTGCTGCCCGGCTGGTGGTCGCACACCGCCTTCACCGCCGTGGTGAGCGTCAACGTCGTCGGCCTGTTCCTCGCCTATGCCGTCCCCATCTTCCTGCGGCTGCGGCTCGACGACTTCCAGGCCGGACCGTGGAACCTCGGCCGCTACGGCAAGCCCGTCGCGGCGGTCGCGGTGGCCTGGATCCTGATCAGCAATGTGCTGTTCATGCTGCCCCAGGCGTCCCCGATCACCCCCGCCTCGTTCAACTACGCGCCCCTCGCGCTGGCAGTGGTACTGGTCATCGCCACCGTCTGGTGGTTCGCCACCGCCCGACGGCGCTTCCAGGGGCCCGTCAGCTACGGCCGTCCCGACGAGGTTGCCGCGATGGACCTGATCTAG